The following proteins come from a genomic window of Miscanthus floridulus cultivar M001 chromosome 2, ASM1932011v1, whole genome shotgun sequence:
- the LOC136539934 gene encoding monocopper oxidase-like protein SKU5 isoform X2, translating into MPPLLLLLLLAAALAPARARAGDPYAYYDWEVSYVSAQPLGVKQKVIGINGQFPGPPLNVTTNWNVVVNVRNALDEPLLLTWNGVQQRKTAWQDGVLGTNCAIPAGWNWTYTFQVKDQVGSFFYFPSTPLHRAAGGYGAITINNRDVIPIPFGFPDGDITLFIGDWYNRGHKELRRALDGGTLLGAPDGVLINGLGPYQYNESVVPPGIVYERINVEPGKTYRFRVHNVGVSTSLNFRIQNHNLLLVETEGSYTSQQNYTNLDIHVGQSYSFLVTMDQNASSDYYVVASARFVDAAIVDKLTGVAILHYSNSQGPASGPLPDPPNDQYDTAFSINQARSIRWNVTASGARPNPQGSFHYGDITVTNVYLLQSRAPELVDGKLRSTLNEISYTAPSTPLVLAQIFNVPGVFKLDFPNHPMNRLPKVDTSIINGTYKGFMEIIFQNNATNVQSYHLDGYAFFVVGK; encoded by the exons ATGCCACCGCTGCTCTTGCTGCTCCTGTTGGCTGCGGCGCTggcgccggcgcgggcgcgggcgggggACCCGTACGCCTACTACGACTGGGAGGTCTCCTACGTCTCCGCGCAGCCCCTCGGCGTCAAGCAGAAG GTGATTGGCATCAACGGCCAGTTCCCGGGCCCTCCCCTGAACGTGACCACCAACTGGAACGTGGTGGTGAACGTCCGCAACGCGCTGGACGAGCCGCTGCTGCTCACCTGGAACGGCGTGCAGCAGCGCAAGACGGCGTGGCAGGACGGCGTGCTCGGCACCAACTGCGCCATCCCCGCCGGCTGGAACTGGACCTACACGTTCCAGGTCAAGGACCAGGTCGGCAGCTTCTTCTACTTCCCCTCCACGCCGCTGCACCGCGCCGCCGGGGGCTACGGCGCCATCACCATCAACAACCGCGACGTCATACCCATCCCCTTCGGCTTTCCCGACGGGGACATCACGCTCTTCATTGGTGACTGGTATAACCGTGGGCACAAGGAGCTCAGGAGAGCGCTGGACGGCGGCACCCTGCTGGGCGCCCCAGACGGCGTGCTTATCAATGGGTTGGGGCCCTATCAGTACAACGAATCCGTGGTTCCACCAGGGATTGTCTATGAGAGGATCAATGTCGAGCCAG GGAAAACTTACAGGTTTCGGGTACACAATGTTGGGGTCTCAACAAGCCTCAATTTCAGGATCCAGAACCACAACCTGCTCCTTGTTGAGACCGAAGGCTCCTACACCTCGCAGCAGAACTACACCAACTTGGACATCCATGTTGGCCAGTCCTACTCCTTCTTGGTCACCATGGACCAGAATGCCAGCTCTGATTACTATGTTGTTGCAAGCGCACGCTTCGTTGATGCGGCCATTGTGGATAAGTTGACCGGTGTTGCTATTCTCCATTACTCTAACTCCCAGGGTCCAGCCTCTGGTCCTCTTCCAGATCCCCCGAACGATCAGTATGACACGGCGTTCTCTATAAACCAAGCAAGATCCATCAG ATGGAATGTTACAGCTAGCGGTGCCCGCCCCAATCCACAGGGCTCATTCCATTATGGTGACATTACTGTGACAAATGTGTACCTGTTGCAGAGTAGAGCACCTGAGCTCGTAGATGGAAAACTGCGCTCTACTCTCAATGAGATTTCTTACACTGCGCCCTCAACCCCTTTGGTACTTGCACAAATATTTAATGTCCCTGGGGTCTTCAAATTGGATTTTCCTAATCATCCTATGAACCGACTACCAAAAGTTGACACATCTATTATAAATGGCACCTATAAGGGCTTCATGGAGATTATATTCCAAAATAATGCCACAAATGTGCAGAGCTACCACTTGGATGGCTATGCATTCTTTGTTGTTGG AAAATAG
- the LOC136539934 gene encoding monocopper oxidase-like protein SKU5 isoform X1 — translation MPPLLLLLLLAAALAPARARAGDPYAYYDWEVSYVSAQPLGVKQKVIGINGQFPGPPLNVTTNWNVVVNVRNALDEPLLLTWNGVQQRKTAWQDGVLGTNCAIPAGWNWTYTFQVKDQVGSFFYFPSTPLHRAAGGYGAITINNRDVIPIPFGFPDGDITLFIGDWYNRGHKELRRALDGGTLLGAPDGVLINGLGPYQYNESVVPPGIVYERINVEPGKTYRFRVHNVGVSTSLNFRIQNHNLLLVETEGSYTSQQNYTNLDIHVGQSYSFLVTMDQNASSDYYVVASARFVDAAIVDKLTGVAILHYSNSQGPASGPLPDPPNDQYDTAFSINQARSIRWNVTASGARPNPQGSFHYGDITVTNVYLLQSRAPELVDGKLRSTLNEISYTAPSTPLVLAQIFNVPGVFKLDFPNHPMNRLPKVDTSIINGTYKGFMEIIFQNNATNVQSYHLDGYAFFVVGMDYGLWTENSRGTYNKWDGVARSTIQVFPGAWTAILVFLDNAGIWNLRVQNLDTWYLGQEVYINVVNPEDNSSTLPDNAIFCGALSSLQKEQSHRFQYSEAAPIPQWGKTVSLLVLLACFALWS, via the exons ATGCCACCGCTGCTCTTGCTGCTCCTGTTGGCTGCGGCGCTggcgccggcgcgggcgcgggcgggggACCCGTACGCCTACTACGACTGGGAGGTCTCCTACGTCTCCGCGCAGCCCCTCGGCGTCAAGCAGAAG GTGATTGGCATCAACGGCCAGTTCCCGGGCCCTCCCCTGAACGTGACCACCAACTGGAACGTGGTGGTGAACGTCCGCAACGCGCTGGACGAGCCGCTGCTGCTCACCTGGAACGGCGTGCAGCAGCGCAAGACGGCGTGGCAGGACGGCGTGCTCGGCACCAACTGCGCCATCCCCGCCGGCTGGAACTGGACCTACACGTTCCAGGTCAAGGACCAGGTCGGCAGCTTCTTCTACTTCCCCTCCACGCCGCTGCACCGCGCCGCCGGGGGCTACGGCGCCATCACCATCAACAACCGCGACGTCATACCCATCCCCTTCGGCTTTCCCGACGGGGACATCACGCTCTTCATTGGTGACTGGTATAACCGTGGGCACAAGGAGCTCAGGAGAGCGCTGGACGGCGGCACCCTGCTGGGCGCCCCAGACGGCGTGCTTATCAATGGGTTGGGGCCCTATCAGTACAACGAATCCGTGGTTCCACCAGGGATTGTCTATGAGAGGATCAATGTCGAGCCAG GGAAAACTTACAGGTTTCGGGTACACAATGTTGGGGTCTCAACAAGCCTCAATTTCAGGATCCAGAACCACAACCTGCTCCTTGTTGAGACCGAAGGCTCCTACACCTCGCAGCAGAACTACACCAACTTGGACATCCATGTTGGCCAGTCCTACTCCTTCTTGGTCACCATGGACCAGAATGCCAGCTCTGATTACTATGTTGTTGCAAGCGCACGCTTCGTTGATGCGGCCATTGTGGATAAGTTGACCGGTGTTGCTATTCTCCATTACTCTAACTCCCAGGGTCCAGCCTCTGGTCCTCTTCCAGATCCCCCGAACGATCAGTATGACACGGCGTTCTCTATAAACCAAGCAAGATCCATCAG ATGGAATGTTACAGCTAGCGGTGCCCGCCCCAATCCACAGGGCTCATTCCATTATGGTGACATTACTGTGACAAATGTGTACCTGTTGCAGAGTAGAGCACCTGAGCTCGTAGATGGAAAACTGCGCTCTACTCTCAATGAGATTTCTTACACTGCGCCCTCAACCCCTTTGGTACTTGCACAAATATTTAATGTCCCTGGGGTCTTCAAATTGGATTTTCCTAATCATCCTATGAACCGACTACCAAAAGTTGACACATCTATTATAAATGGCACCTATAAGGGCTTCATGGAGATTATATTCCAAAATAATGCCACAAATGTGCAGAGCTACCACTTGGATGGCTATGCATTCTTTGTTGTTGG GATGGATTATGGTTTATGGACAGAAAATAGTCGAGGCACCTATAACAAATGGGATGGTGTTGCACGCTCTACAATCCAG GTATTCCCTGGAGCTTGGACAGCTATTCTTGTGTTTCTGGACAATGCAGGCATATGGAACTTACGTGTTCAGAACCTTGACACCTGGTACTTGGGTCAAGAAGTGTACATAAATGTGGTTAACCCAGAGGACAACAGCAGCACTCTTCCAGATAACGCAATTTTCTGTGGTGCACTCTCAAGTCTACAGAA AGAACaatcacatagattccaatacTCAGAAGCTGCCCCAATTCCACAATGGGGGAAAACGGTTTCTCTCCTGGTTTTGTTGGCGTGCTTTGCCCTTTGGTCGTGA